Proteins from a single region of Aureibacter tunicatorum:
- a CDS encoding cell division protein FtsX, producing MSFNRFNKSKTFGTFPFFSVVFSITLALFILGLFGVLYISTDKLTQIIRKNIEVQVYLKKNITDAQKVSLQQKLQKSEFLAHSEDDDAVTFISKESAAEKLIRETGEEFVKFIGVNPLRDVFILKINNKFHSNEQLELIQSDLSMIEGVYEVEYIKSFIDIINHNLTKVSIILVGTSLLLIITIIVLIHNTIKLALFSQRFLIRSMQLTGATDGFISKPFLKRSFYYGIGGGMLSILIIYILTSYLKRYIPELDRLINDDQLYILFGLLLTMGILISLTSTFSAIKKYLYVKLDDLY from the coding sequence ATGAGTTTTAACCGATTCAACAAAAGTAAAACTTTTGGAACATTTCCTTTTTTCAGTGTTGTATTCAGCATCACTTTAGCATTATTTATACTAGGATTATTCGGAGTTTTATATATTTCCACCGACAAGCTTACGCAGATCATTCGCAAAAATATCGAAGTTCAAGTGTATTTGAAGAAGAATATTACCGATGCTCAAAAAGTTAGTCTTCAACAAAAACTCCAAAAAAGCGAATTCCTCGCACACTCGGAAGATGATGACGCTGTGACTTTCATATCCAAGGAAAGCGCAGCCGAAAAGCTCATTCGAGAAACAGGGGAAGAATTTGTCAAATTCATCGGGGTAAACCCTCTAAGAGATGTCTTCATTCTAAAAATCAACAATAAATTTCATTCCAATGAACAATTAGAGCTAATTCAATCCGACTTATCTATGATTGAGGGGGTATATGAAGTTGAATATATCAAAAGCTTTATTGATATTATCAACCACAACTTGACAAAAGTAAGTATAATACTAGTTGGAACTTCGCTATTGTTGATTATCACTATCATCGTATTGATACACAATACAATCAAACTTGCCTTATTTTCCCAACGCTTTCTAATTAGAAGCATGCAACTCACAGGAGCAACCGATGGTTTCATATCAAAGCCATTCTTAAAACGATCGTTTTATTATGGCATAGGCGGTGGCATGCTATCGATATTGATAATCTATATACTCACCTCATATCTTAAAAGATACATTCCGGAACTCGATCGTCTCATCAACGACGATCAATTGTACATACTTTTCGGATTGCTTTTGACCATGGGTATTTTGATATCTTTGACAAGCACCTTTTCGGCAATAAAAAAATACCTTTACGTAAAACTGGACGATTTATATTAA
- a CDS encoding sigma-70 family RNA polymerase sigma factor, with the protein MKDKDILIKIKNGDERALDYLYQKNYRMIVGHITKNNGSEEEAKDIFQDALIVFWQNAISESFELTSKISTYLYSVSNNLWLKELKRKSKLSHEEKEDSVNLDFEAKERQEIIRNCVNQMQESCQKILSLYYFDGFSMQKIAEILGYANTDTAKTKKYKCKKKLDAFVRSKYKAHDFQD; encoded by the coding sequence ATGAAAGATAAAGACATATTAATAAAAATAAAAAATGGCGATGAACGAGCTTTAGATTACTTGTATCAGAAGAATTATCGTATGATTGTAGGTCATATTACCAAAAATAACGGATCTGAAGAAGAAGCTAAAGACATATTTCAAGATGCATTGATCGTATTTTGGCAAAATGCGATTAGCGAAAGCTTCGAGCTTACTTCAAAAATAAGCACTTACCTTTATAGCGTAAGCAATAATCTTTGGCTTAAAGAACTTAAGAGGAAAAGCAAACTAAGCCATGAAGAAAAAGAAGATTCAGTGAATTTGGATTTTGAAGCTAAAGAAAGGCAAGAAATCATCAGAAATTGCGTAAATCAGATGCAAGAGTCGTGTCAAAAAATACTATCATTGTATTATTTTGATGGCTTTTCGATGCAAAAGATTGCTGAAATATTGGGCTACGCCAATACGGATACCGCCAAGACGAAAAAATATAAATGTAAAAAGAAGTTAGACGCTTTTGTAAGATCAAAGTACAAAGCACACGATTTCCAAGATTAG
- a CDS encoding DUF5685 family protein has protein sequence MFGVMKATACKSKSQEEVDWQRFNYCGTCKSIGVMYGHQSRLFLNYDIVFLTSLLQAISGKKEDNTVRFKNSKLFCWDMPRLDQISIIQKYTSSLHLFLASIKVKDNIIDGNKLSRIKWTAFNVSMSGNFFKSKDALAALGLPVDMLNGEVEKNFKAEQVKGLSLSEYSKYTSEVCKIIFEHGAKLANSDFSNKFKEIGASFGKLVYCLDARNDYEEDRRNGSFNPMINNTAIQVKDLDRVIMDEVNFLIGQLKGLGLPNGVLDSYISRFRILLSKETIEEKQKKSSKISDLFCLPDSFEVCDFCCCDGFCCGEGGGCDGCCECHCG, from the coding sequence ATGTTTGGTGTTATGAAAGCGACTGCTTGCAAGAGCAAGTCGCAAGAAGAAGTTGATTGGCAAAGGTTTAACTATTGCGGGACTTGCAAGAGTATTGGGGTGATGTATGGGCATCAATCAAGGCTTTTTTTAAATTATGATATCGTATTTCTAACCAGTTTGCTTCAAGCCATATCAGGTAAAAAAGAAGACAACACTGTAAGGTTTAAGAATTCGAAGTTGTTTTGTTGGGATATGCCTCGTTTGGATCAAATATCAATAATTCAGAAATACACATCTTCATTGCATTTATTTTTGGCTTCTATAAAAGTCAAAGACAATATCATCGATGGTAATAAATTGAGTCGAATAAAGTGGACAGCATTTAATGTGTCAATGTCGGGTAATTTTTTTAAGAGCAAAGATGCTTTAGCTGCATTGGGTTTGCCAGTTGATATGTTAAATGGCGAAGTAGAAAAGAATTTTAAGGCTGAGCAAGTAAAGGGTTTGTCTTTATCCGAATACTCAAAATATACTTCAGAGGTATGCAAGATTATTTTTGAGCATGGAGCAAAGCTTGCGAATTCGGATTTCTCAAATAAATTTAAAGAAATAGGAGCATCATTTGGTAAGCTAGTGTATTGTTTGGACGCTAGAAACGATTATGAAGAAGATCGTAGAAACGGAAGTTTTAACCCCATGATTAACAATACAGCGATTCAAGTCAAAGACTTGGATCGGGTTATAATGGATGAAGTAAATTTTTTGATTGGTCAATTGAAAGGTTTGGGTTTGCCAAATGGAGTGCTAGATAGTTACATATCGCGTTTTCGAATTCTTCTTTCAAAAGAAACTATTGAAGAAAAACAAAAGAAGAGTTCAAAGATTAGTGATTTATTTTGTTTGCCGGATAGCTTCGAAGTTTGTGACTTTTGCTGTTGTGATGGTTTCTGCTGTGGAGAAGGTGGAGGCTGCGACGGCTGTTGTGAGTGCCATTGTGGTTAA
- a CDS encoding YceI family protein, with amino-acid sequence MKKGTISLLFLMVLFSSNIIMAQDKLNLSAEKSKVEIHGDSNVHKWEENAEEMTGSITASLDNGNLQNITSFELKIPVEGIESGKGAMNDKTYKALKAKNHKNITMTLNNVDEIKSIGNGQYNVTATGSLTIAGTQKSITFTAKATATSGSIKIQGELPIKMSEYNVEPPTAMMGAVKCYDDVNVKYELVLQ; translated from the coding sequence ATGAAAAAGGGGACGATATCTTTGTTGTTTTTAATGGTTTTGTTTTCGAGCAACATTATTATGGCTCAAGACAAGCTGAATTTATCTGCGGAAAAATCAAAAGTTGAAATTCATGGGGACTCCAATGTCCACAAGTGGGAAGAAAATGCGGAAGAAATGACAGGGTCAATCACCGCTTCGCTTGACAATGGAAACTTGCAAAATATCACATCCTTTGAGCTTAAGATTCCAGTGGAAGGAATTGAAAGTGGCAAAGGCGCGATGAATGACAAAACCTATAAAGCTCTAAAAGCTAAGAATCATAAGAATATAACGATGACTTTGAATAATGTCGATGAAATAAAGTCTATCGGGAACGGACAATATAATGTGACTGCTACCGGCTCACTTACAATAGCCGGGACACAAAAAAGCATCACATTTACAGCTAAAGCGACAGCTACTTCAGGGAGCATCAAAATCCAAGGAGAATTGCCAATTAAGATGTCAGAATATAATGTGGAGCCTCCAACAGCAATGATGGGAGCTGTAAAATGCTATGACGACGTCAATGTAAAATATGAACTAGTATTACAATAA
- a CDS encoding STM4015 family protein produces MTDTHFYRKQVENFDPNKGIEDERKSYRLTCEYDDDQQVMLDLIDKFCSDPKATSVNALVIGMWGEPWDCSSEDTVKKLVENKDKLQQLEALYIGDMTFEDCEISWIIQSNVEAVFEAFPNLKLLKLRGGNELELGTVKHESLEALIIHTGGVGKSVLHSMAGAELPSLKYLEIWLGTDEYGFDGSVEDVKPLMKADLFPNLTFLGLQNSCIADDIAIAFAEQTLQETLKHVDFSMGVMTDKGMEVLMSSGVLNSLETLNVESNYLSEKILTEANNSLSLSLISGSQKEDEDEDDEDPWRYVDVGE; encoded by the coding sequence ATGACTGACACACATTTTTATAGAAAGCAAGTTGAGAATTTTGACCCGAATAAAGGGATTGAAGATGAGCGCAAGTCATATCGCTTGACATGCGAATATGATGATGATCAACAAGTAATGCTGGATCTGATTGACAAATTTTGTTCTGACCCAAAAGCAACCTCTGTGAATGCTTTAGTGATTGGCATGTGGGGAGAGCCATGGGATTGTTCTTCTGAAGATACAGTCAAGAAATTGGTTGAGAATAAAGATAAGTTGCAACAGCTTGAAGCGCTCTATATCGGGGATATGACTTTTGAGGATTGTGAAATATCTTGGATTATTCAATCAAACGTGGAGGCCGTTTTTGAAGCATTTCCAAATCTAAAATTATTGAAACTTCGAGGCGGAAACGAGCTGGAATTAGGGACTGTCAAGCATGAGAGCTTGGAAGCCTTAATTATCCACACAGGTGGTGTCGGGAAAAGTGTGCTTCATAGCATGGCAGGAGCTGAACTGCCTTCGTTGAAGTATTTGGAAATCTGGCTTGGAACAGATGAATATGGTTTTGATGGATCTGTGGAGGATGTGAAGCCATTGATGAAAGCGGATTTGTTCCCAAATTTAACGTTTCTTGGATTGCAAAACTCTTGCATCGCTGATGATATTGCAATTGCTTTTGCTGAGCAAACATTGCAAGAGACTTTAAAGCATGTCGACTTTTCGATGGGAGTGATGACAGACAAGGGAATGGAAGTTCTGATGTCTTCAGGCGTATTAAATTCTTTGGAAACGTTGAATGTGGAGAGCAATTATCTGTCGGAAAAAATCTTGACGGAAGCGAATAATTCTTTGAGCCTAAGTTTAATTTCCGGTAGTCAGAAAGAAGATGAAGACGAGGATGATGAAGACCCTTGGAGATATGTAGATGTTGGAGAGTAA
- a CDS encoding STM4014 family protein encodes MLESNKHLDQNSSKKLKVRRVLIIGNPENRRVELFTEACKNRNLDFDVLSWKELLTNPKVLESKLEEVDFVKIESYGEDFEVFKMLLKWGAKEAEHEDSPSISEKVLESFKEEKGRILYSRQCYLGFKSVLNFIKQKAYGKVEFLNSPEAIQMMFDKIGTHKALDNHRVAKTKFLGIVGSYNHLLDLMNDEKCFQVFVKLAHGSSSSGVMAYRKARNREELKTSVELVKENGSIKCFNSLKIRTYKNPQDIKAIIDTLAKEVLIVEKWEPKASIGKEIFDLRIVVIGNEAKHAVMRCSQSPMTNLHLGNRRGDLEALKNRLGFEFWTELQQLALKAVHAIPEANLAGVDVLITSNFNQAKVIEVNAFGDLLPNIYNEAKRTTYEEEVEFILNH; translated from the coding sequence ATGTTGGAGAGTAATAAACATTTAGATCAAAACTCTTCGAAAAAGTTAAAGGTTCGAAGAGTTTTGATCATAGGCAATCCAGAAAACAGACGAGTAGAATTATTTACTGAGGCATGTAAAAATCGAAACTTGGATTTTGATGTGCTGTCGTGGAAGGAGCTTTTGACAAATCCCAAAGTGCTTGAATCTAAGTTGGAAGAAGTGGACTTTGTGAAAATCGAATCTTACGGTGAGGATTTCGAGGTGTTTAAAATGCTTTTGAAGTGGGGAGCAAAGGAAGCGGAGCATGAAGACTCACCATCGATTTCAGAGAAGGTTCTTGAGAGCTTTAAGGAAGAAAAAGGAAGGATTCTTTATTCTCGACAGTGCTATTTGGGCTTCAAAAGTGTCTTGAATTTCATAAAGCAAAAGGCGTATGGCAAGGTGGAATTTTTGAATTCGCCGGAAGCCATTCAGATGATGTTTGACAAGATTGGTACGCATAAAGCGCTTGATAATCATCGTGTAGCCAAAACTAAATTTTTAGGAATAGTGGGTTCTTATAATCATTTGTTGGATCTGATGAATGATGAAAAATGTTTTCAAGTGTTTGTGAAGTTGGCGCATGGTTCGTCATCTTCAGGTGTGATGGCTTATCGAAAAGCAAGAAATAGAGAAGAGCTGAAGACTTCTGTGGAATTGGTGAAAGAAAACGGATCGATAAAGTGTTTTAATTCTCTAAAAATAAGAACATATAAGAACCCCCAAGACATTAAAGCAATCATAGATACGCTCGCAAAGGAAGTTCTTATCGTTGAAAAATGGGAGCCCAAAGCAAGTATTGGAAAAGAAATCTTTGATTTGCGGATCGTGGTGATTGGAAATGAAGCCAAACACGCAGTCATGCGTTGCAGTCAATCGCCGATGACAAATCTTCATCTGGGTAATCGAAGAGGAGATCTGGAAGCATTGAAAAATCGTCTTGGCTTTGAGTTTTGGACGGAATTGCAACAGTTGGCATTGAAAGCAGTACATGCGATTCCTGAGGCTAATCTCGCTGGTGTGGATGTGTTGATTACTTCGAATTTCAATCAAGCCAAAGTCATTGAAGTAAATGCTTTCGGAGACTTGTTGCCAAATATTTATAACGAGGCAAAAAGAACGACCTATGAAGAGGAGGTTGAATTTATCTTAAACCATTAA
- a CDS encoding STM4013/SEN3800 family hydrolase, whose amino-acid sequence MRMKDIVGKYDIVLITLDTLRYDVAQDLFLNKELPNFEKHLSDEGWEKRHAPGSFTYASHHAIFSGFFPTPIDNPKGERLFATRFAGSETSTDNTFVFEEATIIEGLKSEGYHTACIGGVGFFNKQTALSRVFPDMFDESHWQAEFGVTEPDSTENQFEKAVEILENLDEQRLFLFINVSAIHQPNCFYVEGQKTDNIHSHAEALKYVDSKLPILMNAFKNRPTLFLFMGDHGTAYGEGGYEGHRLAHEVVWNVPYAMFK is encoded by the coding sequence ATGAGAATGAAGGATATTGTTGGGAAGTATGATATTGTTTTGATCACACTGGATACTTTGAGATATGATGTTGCTCAAGATTTGTTTCTTAATAAAGAATTGCCAAATTTTGAAAAGCACTTGTCTGATGAAGGATGGGAAAAAAGGCATGCACCGGGAAGCTTCACATATGCGTCTCATCACGCGATTTTTTCCGGTTTTTTTCCGACGCCAATAGATAATCCCAAAGGGGAAAGACTCTTCGCAACCCGTTTTGCAGGAAGCGAGACTTCTACAGACAATACATTTGTATTTGAAGAGGCGACGATCATTGAAGGCTTGAAAAGTGAAGGCTACCATACTGCGTGCATAGGAGGCGTAGGATTTTTTAATAAGCAAACGGCATTAAGCCGGGTTTTTCCTGACATGTTTGACGAGAGTCATTGGCAAGCAGAGTTTGGAGTGACTGAACCGGATTCAACAGAAAACCAGTTTGAAAAAGCGGTAGAAATTCTTGAAAATCTAGACGAACAAAGACTGTTTTTATTTATCAATGTGTCTGCTATTCATCAGCCGAATTGCTTTTATGTCGAAGGGCAAAAAACGGATAACATCCATTCGCATGCTGAAGCTTTGAAATATGTAGATAGTAAATTGCCAATATTGATGAACGCTTTTAAGAATCGGCCAACACTGTTCTTGTTTATGGGAGATCATGGGACAGCTTATGGAGAAGGAGGATATGAAGGCCATCGATTAGCTCATGAAGTGGTATGGAATGTTCCATATGCGATGTTTAAGTAA
- a CDS encoding STM4012 family radical SAM protein, with the protein MRKGSLKEYIKESYFHSYAYSYPHKMSYRSFEKPVSLKRIWEKESKDNLFLYLHVPFCEMRCGFCNLFTIANPKSDLQNPFVEALFRQIDAVKEQLGALNFANVAWGGGTPSYLSLEEMYEVHDRMKKSFGLNSTRINTAIEVSPKTITTDKIAFLKEENFFRVSMGVQSFIEDEVRAMGRPQRFDEVERAIKELKNADFPLLNLDLIYGAENQTPESWQYSLDRMLEVSPEEVFLYPLYVRPLTGLGKQEKSWDDFRMGLYLQARDFLMKNGYEQITMRQFKKIGAPNFIHADYHSQENGMIGLGVGARSYTRDTHYSSDYAVGRKSIKGIISDFNEKSVDQFSFANYGTMLNIEEQKRRYLIKSFCEGSGLETNRYNNYFQANVFEDFADELEELEENELISFKDNKITLTLEGRALEDVIGPWLYSEHVKEAIGEFDLA; encoded by the coding sequence TTGAGGAAAGGAAGTTTAAAAGAATATATCAAAGAATCATATTTTCATTCTTATGCTTATTCGTATCCGCATAAGATGTCATATCGATCGTTTGAAAAGCCGGTTTCATTGAAACGTATTTGGGAGAAAGAGTCAAAAGACAACTTATTCTTGTATTTGCATGTCCCGTTTTGCGAGATGAGATGCGGTTTTTGCAATTTATTTACCATAGCAAACCCTAAGAGCGATCTTCAAAACCCATTTGTGGAGGCACTTTTCAGACAAATAGATGCCGTAAAGGAACAGTTGGGAGCACTGAATTTTGCTAATGTCGCTTGGGGAGGCGGTACGCCAAGCTATTTGTCTTTGGAGGAAATGTATGAAGTTCATGATCGAATGAAAAAGAGTTTTGGCTTGAATTCAACGAGAATCAATACAGCGATCGAAGTTTCACCAAAGACGATCACTACTGACAAAATCGCTTTTTTGAAAGAAGAAAACTTTTTCAGAGTTAGCATGGGAGTGCAAAGCTTCATTGAGGATGAAGTGAGAGCTATGGGACGTCCTCAGAGGTTCGATGAAGTAGAACGAGCGATAAAAGAGTTGAAAAATGCTGATTTCCCTTTGCTTAATCTCGATTTGATCTATGGAGCTGAAAATCAAACTCCGGAAAGTTGGCAATATTCGTTGGATAGAATGCTGGAAGTTTCTCCGGAAGAAGTGTTTTTGTATCCTTTGTATGTAAGGCCATTGACAGGATTGGGCAAGCAGGAGAAGTCTTGGGATGACTTCAGAATGGGCTTGTATCTTCAGGCCAGGGATTTTTTGATGAAAAATGGCTATGAGCAGATCACCATGAGACAATTCAAGAAAATAGGGGCTCCGAATTTTATCCATGCTGATTATCATTCTCAAGAAAATGGCATGATTGGGTTGGGAGTGGGAGCAAGATCATATACGCGTGATACTCACTACAGTTCGGATTATGCTGTGGGGCGAAAAAGCATCAAAGGGATCATCAGTGATTTTAATGAAAAGTCTGTTGATCAATTTTCCTTTGCAAACTACGGCACTATGCTGAATATCGAGGAACAAAAACGAAGATACTTGATCAAGTCTTTTTGCGAAGGAAGTGGCTTGGAAACGAATCGTTATAATAACTATTTTCAAGCGAATGTATTTGAAGACTTTGCCGATGAGTTGGAGGAATTGGAAGAAAATGAACTTATTTCATTCAAGGATAATAAAATCACACTGACTTTGGAAGGCAGAGCCTTGGAAGATGTTATTGGGCCTTGGCTGTATTCCGAGCATGTGAAAGAGGCAATAGGTGAATTTGATTTGGCATAA
- a CDS encoding STM4011 family radical SAM protein, with product MQKTWNILYRGDLSSCNYSCDYCPFAKTKNTKEELEIDAGQVRKFQNWISGRKERIGILFTPWGEALIRKYYQQTMTQLSHMKHVYRVAMQTNLSCHLEWMHEVNKDTFALWTTFHPSQTSVDAFLAKCEALLNMGIRFSVGTVGLKEDLETIRLLREKLPTSVYLWVNAYKSGTDYYTQGEIKFIEFIDPLFHWNNQRHESLGKPCRAGETTFSIDGMGNVTSCHFISRKLGNIYENSIENILKPSTCVKETCSCHIGYVHMKELEQDEIYGNGLLERIPIRFH from the coding sequence ATGCAGAAAACTTGGAATATACTTTATCGCGGTGATTTGTCAAGTTGCAACTATAGTTGTGACTACTGTCCCTTTGCGAAAACCAAAAATACGAAAGAAGAACTTGAAATTGACGCGGGTCAGGTCAGGAAGTTTCAAAACTGGATAAGTGGGCGAAAGGAGAGAATAGGCATTCTATTTACCCCTTGGGGAGAAGCTTTGATCCGCAAATATTATCAACAGACGATGACTCAACTGAGTCATATGAAGCATGTTTATCGTGTGGCTATGCAAACGAATCTATCATGCCATCTGGAATGGATGCATGAAGTCAATAAAGATACGTTCGCGCTTTGGACTACTTTTCATCCAAGCCAGACAAGTGTTGACGCTTTTTTGGCTAAGTGTGAAGCTCTTCTGAATATGGGAATTCGTTTCAGTGTCGGGACTGTTGGCTTGAAAGAGGATTTGGAAACGATTCGATTGTTAAGGGAAAAACTACCAACAAGCGTTTATCTATGGGTAAATGCCTACAAGAGCGGAACAGATTATTATACTCAGGGCGAGATTAAGTTTATCGAATTCATTGACCCGCTATTTCATTGGAATAATCAAAGGCATGAGAGTTTGGGTAAGCCTTGTCGCGCAGGAGAGACTACTTTTTCTATAGACGGCATGGGCAATGTAACCAGTTGTCATTTTATCTCTCGCAAGTTGGGAAATATTTATGAGAATTCGATAGAAAACATATTGAAGCCTAGCACTTGCGTCAAGGAAACTTGCAGTTGTCATATTGGCTATGTTCACATGAAGGAATTGGAACAAGATGAAATCTATGGCAATGGACTGTTGGAAAGGATTCCTATTCGATTTCATTAG
- a CDS encoding endonuclease domain-containing protein → MKNNIIPYRKDLKHLARKFRKDSTLSEVILWQEIKNKQILGFEFHRQVPMLDYIVDFYSHELLLVIEIDGITHTYEYAKEKDAKRQKRIEEYGVRFLRFDDIDVKNHMNQVVNDIQCWIENNRDRIS, encoded by the coding sequence ATGAAAAATAATATTATCCCGTATCGAAAAGATCTTAAACATCTAGCCAGAAAATTTCGTAAAGATAGCACACTTTCTGAGGTGATCCTTTGGCAGGAAATCAAGAATAAGCAGATATTAGGTTTTGAGTTTCATAGACAAGTGCCCATGTTGGATTACATTGTAGATTTTTATTCACATGAACTTCTGTTAGTCATTGAAATCGATGGAATCACGCATACGTATGAATATGCCAAAGAAAAAGACGCTAAAAGGCAAAAACGAATAGAAGAATATGGAGTGCGATTTCTGAGATTTGATGATATTGATGTTAAAAATCATATGAATCAAGTTGTTAATGATATTCAATGTTGGATTGAAAATAATAGAGATAGGATTTCTTGA
- a CDS encoding leucine-rich repeat domain-containing protein, with the protein MIKTITNRHTIYLIILLMSMLLSCSFNKSSDELKKEQQIISILEKKYGFTNTDIETLDRRYRYSINPDGFVKILSIKDKNCSQIPPEIFQLKRLKLLDVRNTTISQLPQAISTMEGLEEISFINNPIEMIGKFKIPNSVNDIWIRRTPLKEFPHFYKEDNSIPYELMLNETLIEEIPDYINEMNITQLNVMNCPNLQYISPKLGECQSLEVLEFKRNYKIKEFPKELDNLKRLKRLTLPNTGLTTIPDFVYELDSLKSLHLYENSISEIPPQIGQLKNLNRLLLSINDISSLPKEIGDLKQLELLDLRGNPLKWKALPAEAFWPREGDKQTRLLIDTDDYSKFIVPEDQVRQAFDLIDR; encoded by the coding sequence ATGATAAAAACTATAACAAATAGACACACTATTTATTTGATAATACTATTAATGAGCATGCTATTGTCATGCTCTTTTAATAAGTCAAGCGATGAGCTTAAAAAAGAACAACAAATAATATCTATATTAGAAAAAAAATATGGATTCACAAATACTGATATTGAAACTCTAGACAGAAGGTATAGATATAGTATTAATCCTGACGGTTTTGTTAAAATCCTTTCAATAAAGGACAAGAATTGTTCGCAAATACCTCCAGAAATATTTCAACTAAAACGTCTGAAACTCTTAGATGTAAGAAACACTACAATATCTCAACTTCCTCAAGCCATTTCTACTATGGAAGGTTTGGAAGAAATTAGCTTTATTAATAATCCAATCGAAATGATTGGCAAATTCAAAATACCAAATAGTGTAAATGATATTTGGATAAGAAGAACCCCTCTTAAAGAGTTCCCTCATTTTTACAAAGAAGATAATTCAATTCCTTATGAGTTAATGCTTAATGAGACACTCATCGAAGAGATTCCAGATTACATCAACGAGATGAATATCACTCAACTGAATGTCATGAACTGTCCCAACCTCCAATACATCTCTCCCAAGCTGGGAGAGTGTCAAAGCTTAGAAGTGTTGGAATTTAAAAGAAATTATAAGATCAAAGAGTTTCCTAAGGAGTTGGACAATCTTAAGAGACTAAAAAGATTAACATTGCCAAATACTGGACTTACAACTATACCTGACTTTGTTTATGAGCTGGATAGCTTAAAGTCCTTACATCTTTATGAAAATAGCATCTCTGAAATTCCTCCTCAAATAGGACAATTGAAAAACCTAAATCGTTTATTATTGTCAATTAATGACATTTCATCTCTTCCTAAAGAAATCGGAGACTTAAAACAACTCGAACTGCTCGATCTACGAGGCAACCCTCTCAAATGGAAAGCTCTCCCTGCCGAAGCATTCTGGCCAAGAGAAGGCGATAAGCAAACTCGCCTGTTGATTGATACAGACGACTACAGCAAGTTCATCGTCCCGGAAGACCAAGTACGACAAGCATTTGATCTGATCGACAGGTAA